The following proteins are co-located in the Hydrogenobacter hydrogenophilus genome:
- a CDS encoding segregation/condensation protein A, with translation MMLAFEEEHPFALAYRLVEEGRIDPWNVDIVELANAYLEEIRKIQVLDMRIPARALMAASFLLKKKVEVLFPEPKKAREKKKSYTLEEIVQEFEEKKESFLELPQQVEREEIKERRSVKRQAKNRQKKVSIIPIHISKFEEVLEDIHRLMSQGVKRFSLFELFLGKNLAPYIMALMTLYNDEKIELYQDEPYGDLIVEVVSGE, from the coding sequence ATGATGTTAGCCTTTGAAGAAGAACACCCCTTTGCCTTAGCATATAGGTTAGTGGAGGAGGGCAGGATAGATCCTTGGAATGTAGATATAGTAGAACTTGCCAATGCATACCTTGAAGAGATAAGAAAGATTCAAGTGTTAGACATGCGTATACCCGCAAGAGCCCTAATGGCTGCCTCTTTTCTCCTGAAAAAGAAAGTAGAGGTGCTCTTTCCAGAACCAAAAAAGGCTCGCGAAAAAAAGAAAAGTTATACTCTTGAAGAAATAGTTCAGGAATTTGAGGAAAAAAAGGAAAGTTTTTTAGAACTTCCGCAACAAGTGGAAAGGGAAGAGATAAAAGAGAGAAGGTCTGTTAAAAGACAAGCGAAAAACAGGCAAAAAAAAGTGAGCATAATTCCCATACACATATCAAAATTTGAGGAAGTTTTAGAGGATATACACAGACTTATGTCTCAGGGTGTTAAGAGGTTTTCCTTGTTTGAGCTTTTTTTAGGGAAAAATTTAGCACCTTATATTATGGCTCTTATGACCCTTTACAACGATGAAAAAATAGAGCTTTATCAAGATGAGCCTTATGGTGATCTGATAGTTGAGGTTGTCAGTGGTGAGTAA
- the pth gene encoding aminoacyl-tRNA hydrolase yields the protein MIKLLVGLGNPGKKYEKTRHNVGFMVIDQLAKKLKLKDYQEECLSHVYKARIGGREVLLAKPQTYMNNSGIAVVNLLEEYDISPEEMIVIYDDIDLPLGRLRLKLEGSSGGHHGVESIIKEIKTEKFPRLKVGIGRPKDKNQVVNYVLSPFSKEEEQILYAVLERSRECLMRCIEFSPEYAMNFCNAPIT from the coding sequence ATGATAAAACTTCTGGTAGGTCTTGGAAATCCGGGTAAAAAGTACGAAAAGACTCGCCATAATGTAGGTTTTATGGTGATTGATCAGCTGGCAAAAAAGCTAAAGCTAAAAGATTACCAAGAGGAGTGTCTGTCGCATGTCTATAAGGCAAGGATAGGAGGAAGGGAGGTCCTTTTGGCAAAACCTCAGACCTACATGAATAACTCAGGCATAGCGGTAGTTAATCTTCTTGAGGAGTACGATATATCACCTGAGGAGATGATAGTTATATACGATGATATTGATCTACCTTTGGGAAGATTGAGGTTAAAGCTTGAAGGCAGTAGCGGAGGACATCACGGCGTTGAATCCATCATAAAGGAAATAAAAACAGAAAAGTTCCCAAGACTGAAAGTTGGTATAGGTAGGCCTAAAGACAAAAATCAAGTGGTTAACTATGTACTATCGCCTTTCAGCAAAGAGGAGGAGCAGATTCTTTACGCTGTTCTTGAACGCTCAAGAGAGTGCCTAATGAGGTGTATTGAATTTTCTCCAGAATACGCTATGAACTTTTGCAATGCACCCATCACTTAA
- a CDS encoding 50S ribosomal protein L25/general stress protein Ctc, translated as MKKVPLKLIPRKLGSKSELKRMRKQGYIPVEVYGKEVENRHAYVSLKDLMNLPYGETFLIEADLDGEKRVCLLKDIQRGYLGDDALHVDLYDISHTREIEVEVPLEFVGTPAGVSLGGTFEVMMHTLTIKAPVDNIPDKVSVDVSSMGLGDVLHVRDIQPPAGCIIMDSPEEVVAVVLEPEVEETPTEETAS; from the coding sequence ATGAAAAAAGTGCCACTAAAACTCATCCCAAGAAAGTTAGGGAGCAAAAGTGAGTTAAAAAGGATGAGAAAACAAGGTTATATACCCGTAGAAGTCTACGGTAAGGAAGTAGAAAACAGGCATGCTTATGTTAGCCTAAAGGACCTTATGAACTTACCTTACGGAGAAACCTTTTTAATAGAAGCGGATTTGGATGGGGAAAAAAGGGTATGTTTGCTCAAAGATATTCAGAGGGGTTATTTAGGGGATGACGCCCTTCATGTGGATTTGTACGATATATCTCACACAAGGGAAATAGAAGTGGAGGTGCCATTGGAATTTGTGGGTACCCCTGCGGGTGTAAGCTTGGGTGGAACCTTTGAAGTTATGATGCACACACTGACTATAAAAGCACCTGTGGATAATATTCCCGATAAAGTATCCGTTGATGTTAGCAGTATGGGTTTAGGGGATGTGCTTCACGTGAGGGACATACAACCTCCTGCGGGTTGTATAATAATGGATTCGCCTGAAGAGGTTGTTGCGGTAGTGCTTGAACCGGAGGTAGAGGAAACACCTACAGAAGAAACTGCATCTTGA